Proteins encoded in a region of the Podarcis muralis chromosome 2, rPodMur119.hap1.1, whole genome shotgun sequence genome:
- the C2H6orf47 gene encoding uncharacterized protein C6orf47 homolog — translation MFLSRAKSWLPGLPWRRGKAKDVKKDEEELQGELEENTAPLKPRWWSGRRLLGAIGWGQSSAAGESSLLARIPQHLSPPKASVESPEHLHICFNFTRHLFDLCVVTLLCASSPAFRLVLDILGFGGPLKVWLHGFACFLVTAYGMYLALWLVQEYLVQFACLYGFLQTLVLCVSIQAGGSEPPEEKESIDSDPAKEEELSAAGTGKQSPPL, via the coding sequence ATGTTCCTCAGCAGAGCCAAGTCATGGCTCCCTGGACTGCCTTGGCGACGAGGAAAGGCGAAAGATGTGAAAAAGGATGAGGAGGAATTGCAGGGGGAGCTTGAGGAAAACACGGCGCCCCTGAAACCAAGATGGTGGAGCGGCCGACGCCTCTTGGGCGCTATTGGCTGGGGCCAAAGTTCCGCTGCTGGAGAGAGCTCCCTATTGGCCAGGATACCTCAGCACCTCTCGCCGCCGAAAGCATCCGTCGAATCGCCAGAGCACTTGCACATCTGCTTCAACTTCACCCGCCATCTCTTTGACCTGTGCGTGGTGACTTTGCTCTGTGCCTCGTCCCCGGCCTTCCGGCTGGTTTTGGATATCCTGGGATTCGGGGGCCCTCTGAAGGTCTGGCTCCACGGCTTTGCCTGCTTCTTAGTCACCGCTTACGGGATGTACTTGGCCCTGTGGCTGGTGCAGGAGTACCTGGTGCAGTTTGCCTGCCTCTACGGCTTCCTGCAGACCCTGGTCTTGTGCGTCAGTATCCAGGCCGGTGGGTCTGAGCCCCCAGAGGAGAAAGAGTCCATCGACTCCGACCCAGCCAAGGAAGAGGAACTGTCGGCAGCTGGCACAGGCAAGCAGTCGCCGCCGCTATAA
- the DDX39B gene encoding spliceosome RNA helicase DDX39B translates to MTENDVDNELLDYEDDEVENQAAGDGVDVPTKKDVKGSYVSIHSSGFRDFLLKPELLRAIVDCGFEHPSEVQHECIPQAILGMDVLCQAKSGMGKTAVFVLATLQQLEPVTGQVSVLVMCHTRELAFQISKEYERFSKYMPSVKVAVFFGGLSIKKDEEVLKKNCPHIVVGTPGRILALARNKSLNLKHIKHFILDECDKMLEQLDMRRDVQEIFRMTPHEKQVMMFSATLSKEIRPVCRKFMQDPMEIFVDDETKLTLHGLQQYYVKLKDNEKNRKLFDLLDVLEFNQVVIFVKSVQRCIALAQLLVEQNFPAIAIHRGMPQEERLSRYQQFKDFQRRILVATNLFGRGMDIERVNIAFNYDMPEDSDTYLHRVARAGRFGTKGLAITFVSDENDAKILNEVQDRFEVNISELPDEIDISSYIEQTR, encoded by the exons ATGACTGAGAACGATGTTGACAATGAACTTCTGGATTACGAAGATGATGAGGTCGAAAATCAGGCAGCTGGAGATGGGGTGGACGTCCCAACTAAGAAAGATGTCAAGGGGTCCTATGTCTCCATCCACAGTTCTGGCTTCCGGGATTTCCTGTTAAAACCAGAGCTGCTGCGTGCCATTGTTGATTGTGGCTTTGAACACCCCTCTGAAG TGCAACACGAGTGTATCCCACAGGCCATCTTGGGCATGGATGTCCTGTGCCAGGCCAAATCTGGCATGGGCAAGACTGCCGTCTTCGTTCTTGCTACACTACAGCAGTTGGAGCCAGTCACTGGTCAG GTGTCGGTGCTGGTGATGTGTCACACCCGTGAGTTGGCCTTCCAGATCAGCAAGGAGTATGAGCGCTTCTCCAAGTACATGCCCAGTGTCAAG gtggCGGTGTTCTTTGGGGGCCTGTCCATCAAGAAGGACGAAGAGGTGCTGAAGAAGAACTGCCCCCACATTGTGGTGGGGACCCCGGGCCGCATCCTGGCCTTGGCCCGCAACAAGAGCCTCAACCTCAAGCACATCAAGCACTTCATCCTGGACGAATGTGACAAGATGCTTGAGCAGCTTG ATATGCGCCGGGACGTCCAGGAGATCTTCCGCATGACCCCGCATGAAAAGCAGGTCATGATGTTCAGTGCCACACTCAGCAAGGAAATCCGCCCTGTGTGCCGCAAATTCATGCAAGAC CCCATGGAGATCTTCGTGGATGACGAGACCAAGCTGACGCTGCATGGTCTGCAGCAGTACTATGTCAAACTGAAAGACAACGAGAAGAACCGGAAGCTCTTTGACCTGCTTGATGTGCTGGAGTTCAACCAG GTGGTGATCTTCGTGAAGTCCGTGCAGCGCTGCATCGCGTTGGCTCAGCTGCTGGTGGAGCAGAACTTCCCGGCCATCGCCATCCACAGGGGTATGCCCCAGGAAGAGAG GTTGTCTCGATACCAGCAATTCAAAGATTTCCAGCGCCGTATCTTGGTGGCCACCAATCTCTTTGGTCGTGGCATGGACATTGAGCGGGTCAACATTGCTTTCAATTATGATATGCCAGAGGATTCGGACACCTATCTGCACCGG GTGGCTCGTGCTGGGCGCTTTGGCACGAAGGGTCTGGCGATAACTTTTGTGTCGGATGAGAATGATGCGAAGATCCTGAATGAAGTGCAGGACCGCTTCGAGGTGAACATCAGCGAGCTCCCTGATGAGATTGACATCTCTTCCTACA TTGAACAGACCCGATAA
- the ATP6V1G2 gene encoding V-type proton ATPase subunit G 2 produces the protein MASQTQGIQQLLQAEKRAAEKVAEARKRKARRLKQAKEEAQAEIEQYRLEREKEFQQKQQAALGSQGNLSAEVEAQTRKKLQAMQGGQARGKDRVLRQLLTIVWDVRPQIHPNYRTAA, from the exons ATGGCCAGCCAGACGCAGGGaatccagcagctgctgcaggctGAGAAGAGGGCTGCCGAAAAGGTGGCAGAGGCTCGGAAAC GGAAGGCCCGGAGGCTGAAGCAGGCCAAGGAAGAAGCTCAGGCTGAAATCGAGCAATACCGCTTGGAGCGTGAGAAAGAGttccagcagaagcagcaggcg GCTCTGGGCTCGCAAGGGAACCTGTCCGCTGAGGTGGAAGCCCAAACCCGCAAGAAATTGCAGGCGATGCAGGGAGGACAGGCCCGGGGCAAGGATCGAGTCCTGCGACAGCTTCTCACCATTGTTTGGGACGTGCGACCCCAAATACACCCCAATTACCGCACAGCTGCCTAG